The DNA segment ACGTATCGCCACAAGCACCGATCCAACGATCCGTACGCCTCCGATGCTGCGATCGCGGCTCTCGCATTGGTGATCGCTGAGGCGACTTTGAGCCGGTTCCGGACGATCCCGGGATCGGCGAGCAATGCTTTGACCTTCCTCGCGTCGTAGCGGGCCACGGTCTCGATATCGAACTGGTCAAAGACCTCGCGGTACCGCTCCCGCTTGCGGAGGATCGTGTCCCACGACAGACCCGCCTGCGCCCCTTCGAGGACAAGAAACTCAAAGAGTGTGCGATCGTCGTGGACCGGCACCCCCCACTCCTGATCGTGATAACGGAGCGACAGCTCGTTTCGGGCCCACGGACATGCCTTCTGTGCAGGAGTTGGCACGCGACCAGTGTACTCCGGGTCCAAGCCGCGATCATGCGGGGATGAAGAGGCTCGCGACCGCGCCCGTCATCCAGCAGGCGAGTGCCCCGGCCACCATGGCCCGCAATCCAAGGGACGCCAGGTCCGAACGACGCTCGGGCGCCATCGCCGATAGCCCCCCGATCTGGATAGCGATCGACGGGAGGTTGGCGAACCCGCACAGCGCGTAGGTCGCGATGTGGGCCGATCGCTCGCTCAGACGCCCGACACCGAGATCCTCGGCGAGCCGGATGTACGCTACGAACTCGGTTGCGACGACCTGTGTTCCGAGCAGCGAACCAAACGCGTCGCACTCTTTCCAGGGGATACCGAGGGTCCAAGCGAGCGGCGCCAGGGCGCGGCCCAGGAGGACCTGCAACGACACCGCCTGTCCATCTATAGTTCCCAGCAGCGACAACGGGGCATTGACCAGCGCAATCACGGCTACGAACGCGATCAGCATCGCCGCGACATTCAGCGCCAACCGCAGTCCGTCCGACGCACCCACGGCCAAGGCATCAAAGAGGTTGCGGGTCTCGGTCGTCCGGCTTGTCAGCAGAGCAACGTACTCCGCACGGGGCGTCTCGGTCTCGGGTAACATGATCTTGGCCATCACGAAACCGGCGGGGGCCGACATCACCGAGGCCGTCATGAGGTGCTTGGCAAAGAGCACCCGCGACGCCTCCGACTCTCCACCGAGAAGGTTGACGTACGCGGCGAGCACCGATCCGGCTATGGTCGCGAATCCGCCGGTCATGACCGCCATCAACTGGGACCGGGTCATCGTGGGGATGTACGGCCGGACACAGAGCGGCGCCTCGGTCTGCCCAACGAAGATGTTCGCCGCCGCGGAGAGCGCCTCGGCCCCGGTAACGCCCAGCGATCGGCGCAGGACCCACGCGACAGCCGCCACGAGCCGCTGCATGACCCCGAGGTGATACAGTGCGCTCATGATGGCGGCGAAGAAGATGATGACGGGCAGCACCTTCACCGCGAATACGAAGCCCCATGGCTGCGATGCGTCGGCCAACGAACCAAAGATGAACCTCGTTCCCTCATCGGCGCAGGAGATGACCCTGGTGACGCCGAGTGCAAGCAGGTTGAAGACCTCGACGACCGGAGGGAATCTCAGGAACAGGAACGCGAGGGTAACCTGGAGCGCCAGCCCAACGCCGACGATCCTGCCGCTGATCCGGCGCCGATCGGTCGATAGGGCATACGCAACGAACAGGAGCACGAGAACTCCAAGCAGTCCGGTGGTGTTGGGCATGGGATCTCCCGGGCAGGATCAGGATGCTACTGGAAAGTTCCAGCCGCGGCGTGCGTTGGAGGTTGGGGGCCCATGGACGGGCGTGTAGTCGAGTTTTCGGATGCGCCCCAGGCGATCCTGCTCGCGGCCCGGGGGGCGATAAGCGCGAGGGCGGGCGCGGTGCTCATAGGCATCTCAGGCGCCGTCTGCTCGGGCAAGTCCACCCTTGCGAGGCGGCTCTCGGGGTGCATCATCTCGACCGATGACTACCTTCCCGACTACGAGACCGTCGAGTTCACCGAGCGTGACCTGCCCGAACGGTCCGATCTTGATCGGCTGTGCCTGGATCTGCAGCGATTGAGGACGACGGGGGAAACGGCAACACCGATCTGGTCGTTCAAGACTCACAGGCGGGAGGGAGACCGCATTGTCACCGCGGACCGCGGCACGGCTGTCTGCGAGGGGATCCATGCCCTGCACACACAACTCTCGCCGCTGTATCACGTTCGTGTCTTCGTCGAGGCGTCAAGAGACGAGCGTTGGCGCCGGTGTCTTGCGCGGGAGTTGGCCGGGGAGCGGGGCTGGTCCTCAGAGCACGCCCGCGAGCACTTCGAAGCCGTCGCCGAGCCGACGTTCGACCGGTTCGCGACCGACTACCGGTCGAGGGCCCACCTGATCGTGATGAATCAAGACCCCGAGACGATGTGAGCAAGAGTCCTGTCAGAGCCGGCGCCTACCCCTGCAGCTCCGCCATCTCGGATTCGGGGATGTCGTAGTTTGAATAGACATTCTGAACATCGTCGTTGTCGTCGAGCGTCTCGATGAGCTTGAGCACGAGGCGGGCATTGTCCCCTGAGACAGGAGCGGTGGTCGTCGGAATCTGGTCGATACGGGCGTCCACGATTGAGCACCCATAGCGGGACTTCAGGGCTTCTTCAATCGACGCCCTGGCCGCCTGAAAACCAACGGGCGCCGCGTACACGAGCCAGGTCGCGGCGCCCTCGTCGTCGGACCCCAATGCCTTCACATCCTCGGCGCCCGCGGCGAGCACAATCTCCATCACATCATCTTCGGAGAGCCCGGTAGTCGAGAGCGTGATGCTGCCGCGGGTCTGGAACATGAACCCGACGCAACCCGTTGCGCCGAGGTTGCCGCCGTACTTGGCGAAGGCGTTGCGAACCTCGGTGGCGGTTCTTGTTCTGTTGTTCGTGAGGGCATCGACCACGATCGCGACGCCATTGGGCCCGTAGCCCTCGTAGCGGACCGTCTCCCAGTCCTCACCCCCGATTTCCCCCGCACCCTTCTTGATGTTCCGCTCGATCGTGTCCCGAGGCATGTTGCAGTACCGCGCCTCGTCGATCGCGTACCGGAGCGTGAGGTTGGTCTCCGGGTCGGCACCGCCGTTCTTCGCGGCGACCATGATGGCCTTGGCGCACTTGGTCCACAGCTTGCCGCGCTTGGCATCCACCGCTGCCTTGCGGTGCTTGATGTTGTGCCACTTGCTGTGCCCGGCCAATGCAGTACTCCTTCTGCCTGCGACTTTTCTCCCTACCACTTCCTAGGGGAAAGTGGGGAGATTCAATCCTGAACTCCTGTTGTAGGCTGGGCGAGTGGGAATCGCGGCGCGATCTTGGGTTGGGATCCCCGGCTGGCCGCACCCAGTTTCGCCTGCACGGAGCGTAAGACATCCTGTGCCTTGATCGCCGCGGCCTGGATCCCCGCGTTGGTCATGGCGCGGTACCAGTCGTTCGCGGCCTGCATCGCGAGCCGCCAGGTCCTGATTGCCTCTTCGCGATCACCGGGCCCATCGCGAAGCCACAGCGCATCGGCGAGGTGATCAGCAAGGGTCCCGTCGTTCCGCGCTCCTCCGAGTTGCACGGCTCGGCGTAAGAGCGAAACCGCCCCCTCGCGCGTGATCTCGCCCGTGGCATCACGCTCGTCATCCAGAACCCCGAGCTTGTAGCGGAGCCAGCCGATCGAGTCCGTAACGTTGGGATCATCGGGGAGCCCGTTGTGCGCGACCTCGAGCAGCCGCTCGGCGCGATCGATGTCCCGCCCCTGCTCGACCAGTGTGTATCCCAGGTTATTGCAGGTCAGCGGGTGCGTGGGGTTGTACTCGAGCGCCAGTTCGTAAAGCGGAACGGCCACCTCGTCACCCCCGGTTCGCCGTCGGGAGGCCATCGCCACGCCCATCTGGTACGCAAGATCCGCTGCGGTCGGCGGTGAATCCGCTGCATCCGCGCGATCCCCCCCGAGGAGCGCCGGCGCCAGATCACGTTCTACGGCGGCTCTCACAAACTCGACGGCGTCCGACGGTGTCCCGCCGATCGCCACGACCTCAAGCCAGGCTCTGAACAGCACGGGAGCAGAGGCGGGAGACGCGGCCAGCGCCAGCGTCCGCACAACGGGAATGGCCTGCTCGGGATCGCTCTGCAGGATCGCCGCGATCGAGCTGGTGATCGCGCTCGCCTGATCGGGTGTCAGCTGTGCCGACGGCGGGAGATGGTCTCGGAGCACCTCGGTCGCTCGCTGGGCCGAACCCGTGCGGAGCAGGGCCGCCGCGAGCCCGATCGTGTTCGGGATGTTCGGCTCGGACGCCGCAAGACGGGCTACTGCCCTGACATCCGCCTCCTTGGCACGATCGGATCGCCTGAGGATGTCCTCCGCGCTCGCGGAGAGCGCCTCGGCGTCGGCATGCGTGGCACCGCTTGCCGCCTTGGCCAGCCGGGCGAGCCCGGCATCCGGGCCCGATTCGGCCGCATCGAGCCTGGCGAGGGCAACGACAGGCCAGATCGATCCGGTGCTCCGCTGTGCAATCGCCGTAAGCCTCTGCCGGCCGCGAGCCAGGATAGCGTCCCGCCCGACGCCCGACGTCGACACGAAATCCCAAACAGCTGCGAGGGTCTGAAAGGTCTCCCGATCAGATGGGTCTTCTTCGGCAAGGTCCAGCAACTCGGGCTCGGCGACCGCGAACTGCCCGGCGCGGGCGAGTTCCTGCGCCCGGAGCAGGCGAAGACCTCGCGAAGACGGTATGTGCTCCCGCACGGTTCGTACCGCCTCGGCCACCTTCATCTGGTCCGCCAGGGGCCCCGAATCCGCGTACAACCTGATCAGCGACAGGTACGCAGGCTCGAGGTACGGGTCGGCATCGACGGCTCGCAGGAGGAACGATTCAGCGTCATCGTACTTGGCGAGCAGTCCGGAAAGGTCCGCAGCGAAAATCAAGTTGTCGACCGCCGACGGCGAGGCATCCGAGGTGTCGGGCAGCACCCGCCGGACAACCGCGAGCGCTTCGCTGAAGCGCTGACATGCGGCGAGCGCCTTCGCGTAGGCGACCTGGATATCCGGGCTTGCCGCCGGACTTGCGGAGGCGGATGCAAGGACGGACAGCCCGGCCTCGACGATGTCCCATTGTCCCGCCCTTGTACCGACCGATACCGCCAAAGCCGCGGCGGGCAGGTCGTGAGGACGACGAACCTGGAGCGATCGCACGAGGCCGATAGCTTCGTCACCCCGACCCGCACGGCTCAGAAGGGCTGCAAACAGCAGCCGCGCTTCCCACGATTCGTCGGTCGACAATGCACCAAAGACCTGGTCGGCCTGGTCTCGCAAGAGATTGTCCAGAACGGACAACGCGTACCGATCGGCTCCAAAGGGCGTCGAGCCAACGAGACTCGCCAAGTCCCTTGCGATCAGGTCACCTTGCCGCGCACCATACGTCTTGAGGAGGGTGGCCATCGCCTCGCCGTCGGATGGGGCGGACGAGAGCCGCTGGATCA comes from the Phycisphaeraceae bacterium genome and includes:
- a CDS encoding DNA-3-methyladenine glycosylase I, coding for MPTPAQKACPWARNELSLRYHDQEWGVPVHDDRTLFEFLVLEGAQAGLSWDTILRKRERYREVFDQFDIETVARYDARKVKALLADPGIVRNRLKVASAITNARAAIAASEAYGSLDRCLWRYVGGSPIVNRRRRMSDVPASSPVSDAMSRDLRKLGFTFVGTTICYAFMQAVGMVNDHMVTCPRWRVLGGAR
- a CDS encoding YebC/PmpR family DNA-binding transcriptional regulator: MAGHSKWHNIKHRKAAVDAKRGKLWTKCAKAIMVAAKNGGADPETNLTLRYAIDEARYCNMPRDTIERNIKKGAGEIGGEDWETVRYEGYGPNGVAIVVDALTNNRTRTATEVRNAFAKYGGNLGATGCVGFMFQTRGSITLSTTGLSEDDVMEIVLAAGAEDVKALGSDDEGAATWLVYAAPVGFQAARASIEEALKSRYGCSIVDARIDQIPTTTAPVSGDNARLVLKLIETLDDNDDVQNVYSNYDIPESEMAELQG